In Oncorhynchus gorbuscha isolate QuinsamMale2020 ecotype Even-year unplaced genomic scaffold, OgorEven_v1.0 Un_scaffold_13342, whole genome shotgun sequence, the sequence CAGAGCgatacacagagactgggtcagagagatacacagagactgggtcaggATACACAGAGcatagagatacacagagactgggtcagagagatacacagagactgggtcagagagacacaaagagagatacacagagatactgggtcagagagatacacaaagatacacagagatactgggtcagagcgatacacagagactgggtcagagcgatacacagagactgggtcagagcgatacacagagactgggtcagagagatacacagatacTGGCtcatagagatacagagagatacacagagacagggtcagagagatacacagagactgggtcagagagatacacatagactgggtcagagagatacacagatacacagagactgggtcagagagatacacagatacacagagacagggtcagagagatacacagaggctgggtcagagagatacacagagatactgggtcatagagatacacagagactgggtcagagagatacacagagatactgggtcatagagatacacagagactgggtcagagagatacacagagactgggtcagagcgatacacagagactgggtcagagcgatacacagagactgggtcagagcgatacacagagactgggtcagagcgatacacagagactgggtcagagagatacacagatacTGGGtcatagagatacagagatacacagagactgggtcagagagatacacagagatactgggtcagagggatacagagatacacagagactgggtcagagagatacacagagactgggtcagagagatacacagagactggtcagagagacacacagagactgggtcagagagacacacagagactgggtcaggagagatacacagagactgggtcagagagatacagagatacacagagactgggtcagagagacacagagactgggtcagagagacatacagagactgggtcagagagatacacagagactgggtcagagagatacacagagactgggtcagagagatacacagagactgggtcagagatacacagagactgggtcagagagatacacagagatactgggtcagagagatacacagagactgggtcagagagatacacagagactgggtcagagagatacacagagactgggtcagagatacacagagactgggtcagagatacacagagactgggtcagagagatacacagagatactgggtcagagagatacacagagactgggtcagagagacacacagagactgaaCATCTGGAGTAAATACATCCAGTAAATGTACATTTTCAAAGAACAGAAACGGAACCTGGAACGATTGGTGAAGTCATTTAATGAGCTAAATGTAAACAACTGTCGATTTTACACGTTAAAAAAAGGAACAGAAATTCAAAATATAAACTGATACTTTTTAGGGTTTgaaccggttcagaactttaATGTTCTGTTCGGAACAGTGGAACGGAACgataaaaaaaaatgtgattCTATTCGAGAACGAAACAATTAGAAAATCATTTAGGTTCCAAACCCTTTTGTTTCACCTACAGCAGATGGACATCAAAAACCCTATTGGGTGGGAGAGTAAGATGGAGTGAGTATACCTCTTCAGGCCGTCCTCCCTGGGTAGCAGGGTAGAACACCACACGGTACTTCTCTACACTGCCGGGAGCGTGACTCCAGGACACCCTGAAACTCCTGGCTGTCACCTCTGATGTCACTAGGTCCTGAGGGGCTCCCTGTGTCTCCTGACCTGCAGACTCTCCTGGAGGAACACACATTCAGATAGTACAGGACAGCATCATCTAAGGTGACAGactgtacagtatactgtatggaCATGTTGATGTCACTAGGTCCTGAGGAGCTCCCTGTGTCTCCTGACCTGCAGACTCTCCTGGAGGAACACACATTCAGATAGTACAGGACAGCATCATCTAAGGTGACAGactgtacagtatactgtatggaCATGTTGATGTCACTAGGTCCTGAGGAGCTCCCTGTGTCTCCtgacctgctctctcctctggagATACATCACAACGGATCGTTAGAGAATGTATGGTATGGAAAGTTTGTACAGTACACTTTTAGAAATAATatatgctatctagaacctaaaagggttctttggctgtccccataggagaaccctatgAAGAACTATTTTGGTTCCAACTAGAACCCTTTTGGGGTCCATGTAGAACTCTTTCCATagagggttctaaatggaacccagACGGGTTCTACCTGTAACCAACAAAGTTATtcctatggggacaaccgaagaacccttctggaacccttttttctaagtgtgtaagtgtgtgtttattcactacatatttttttattttacctttattttactaggcaagtcagttaagaacaaattcttattttcaatgacggcctaggaacagtgggttaagtgcctgttcaggggcagaacgacagattagtaccttgtcagctcgggggtttgaacttgcaacctttcggttactagtccaatgctctaaccactaggctaccctgccgacagCATTATGATGATTCTGCAATGATGATTAAGTATGAAGTGTATTAAACAGACGAGTTATTTCAGCTCAGATTTGTAGTGACAACATGAGGCCTGCTCAATATTAAAGACTGGGCACTATGTCTAAGTGAATGAGACAATATGTACTGTAAAGATATACAGTAGTATGAGGACTGAAGACTGGGTACTGTGTCTAAGTGAAtgagacagtatgtactgtaaagatatacagtagtatgaggactgggtactgtgtctaagtgaatgagacagtatgtactgtaaaGATATACAGTAGTATGAGGACTGAAGACTGGGTACTGTGTCTAAGTGAAtgagacagtatgtactgtaaatatatacagtagtatgatgactgggtactgtgtctaagtgaatgagacagtatgtactgtaaatatatacagtagtatgagGACTGAAGACTGGGTACTGTGTCTAAGTGAAtgagacagtatgtactgtaaatatatacagtagtatgagGACTGAAGACTGGGTACTGTGTCTAAGTGAAtgagacagtatgtactgtaaatatacagtaGTATGAGGACTGAAGACTGGGTATGAATGTGTCTAAGACTGAATCTAAGTGAAtgagacagtatgtactgtaaatatatacagtagtatgagGACTGAAGACTGGGTACTGTGTCTAAGTGAAtgagacagtatgtactgtaaatatatacagtagtatgagGACTGAAGACTGGGTACTGTGTCTAAGTGAAtgagacagtatgtactgtaaatatatacagtagtatgagGACTGAAGACTGGGTACTGTGTCTAAGTGAAtgagacagtatgtactgtaaatatatacagtagtatgagGACTGAAGACTGGGTACTGTGTCTAAGTGAAtgagacagtatgtactgtaaatatatacagtagtatgatgactgggtactgtgtctaagtgaatgagacagtatgtactgtaaatatatacagtagtatgagGACTGAAGACTGGGTACTGTGTCTAAGTGAAtgagacagtatgtactgtaaatatatacagtagtatgatgactgggtactgtgtctaagtgaatgagacagtatgtactgtaaatatatacagtgaaGTATGATGACTGGGTACTGTGTCTAAGTGAAtgagacagtatgtactgtaaatatatacagtagtatgagGACTGAAGACTGGGTACTGTGTCTAAGTGAATGAGACAatatgtactgtaaatatatacagtagtatgagtatgtactgtaaatatatacagactgggtactgtgtctaagtgaatgagacagtatgtactgtaaatatatacagtagtatgatgactgggtactgtgtctaagtgaatgagacagtatgtactgtaaatatatacagtagtatgatgactgggtactgtgtctaagtgaatgagacagtatgtactgtaaatatatacagtagtatgagAGGACTGTAAGACTGGGTACTGTGTCTAAGTGAATGAGACAatatgtactgtaaatatatacagtagtatgaCTGAAGACTGGGTAGTGAATGAGACAGATGTACTGACTAGTATGATGAAGACTGGGTACTGTGTCTAAGTGAAtgagacagtatgtactgtaaatatatacagtagtatgatgactgggtactgtgtctaagtgaatgagacagtatgtactgtaaatatatacagtagtatgatgactgggtactgtgtctaagtgaatgagacagtatgtactgtaaatatatacagtagtatgagGACTGAAGACTGGGTACTGTGTCTAAGTGAAtgagacagtatgtactgtaaatatatacagtagtatgatgactgggtactgtgtctaagtgaatgagacagtatgtactgtaaatatatacagtagtatgagGACTGAAGACTGGGTACTGTGTCTAAGTGAAtgagacagtatgtactgtaaatatatacagtagtatgagGACTGAAGACTGGGTACTGTGTCTAAGTGAAtgagacagtatgtactgtaaatatatacagtagtatgagGACTGAAGACTGGGTACTGTGTCTAAGTGAAtgagacagtatgtactgtaaatatatacagtagtatgagGACTGAAGACTGGGTACTGTGTCTAAGTGAAtgagacagtatgtactgtaaatatatacagtagtatgagGACTGAAGACTGGGTACTGTGTCTAAGTGAAtgagacagtatgtactgtaaatatatacagtagtatgagGACTGAAGACTGGGTACTGTGTCTAAGTGAAtgagacagtatgtactgtaaatatatacagtagtgaaTGAGGACAGTAGTAAGACTGGGTACTGTGTCTAAGTGAAtgagacagtatgtactgtaaatatatacagtagtatgagGACTGAAGACTGGGTACTGTGTCTAAGTGAAtgagacagtatgtactgtaaatatatacagtagtatgagGACTGAAGACTGGGTACTGTGTCTAAGTGAAtgagacagtatgtactgtaaatatatacagtagtatgagGACTGAAACTGTGTCTAATGAAtgagacagtatgtactgtaaatatatactgtgtctactgtgtgaatgagacagtatgtactgtaaatatatacagtagtatgagGACTGAAGACTGGGTACTGTGTCTAAGTGAAtgagacagtatgtactgtaaatatatacagtagtatgagGACTGAAGACTGGGTACTGTGTCTAAGTGAAtgagacagtatgtactgtaaatatatacagtagtatgagGACTGAAGACTGGGTACTGTGTCTAAGTGAAtgagacagtatgtactgtaaatatatacagtagtatgagGACTGAAGACTGGGTACTGTGTCTAAGTGAAtgagacagtatgtactgtaaatatatacagtagtatgagGACTGAAGACTGGGTACTGTGTCTAAGTGAAtgagacagtatgtactgtaaatatatacagtagtatgaCTGAAGACTGGGTACTGTGTCTAAGTGAATGAGACAatatgtactgtaaatatatacagtagtatgagGACTGAAGACTGGGTACTGTGTCTAAGTGAAtgagacagtatgtactgtaaatatatacagtagtatgagGACTGAAGACTGGGTACTGTGTCTAAGTGAAtgagacagtatgtactgtaaatatatacagtagtatgaggactgggtactgtgtctaagtgaatgagacagtatgtactgtaaatatatacagtagtatgatgactgggtactgtgtctaagtgaatgagacagtatgtactgtaaatatatacagtagtatgatgactgggtactgtgtctaagtgaatgagacagtatgtactgtaaatatatacagtagtatgagGACTGAAGACTGGGTACTGTGTCTAAGTGAAtgagacagtatgtactgtaaatatatacagtagtatgaggactgggtactgtgtctaagtgaatgagacagtatgtactgtaaatatatacagtagtatgatgactgggtactgtgtctaagtgaatgagacagtatgtactgtaaaGATATACAGTAGTATGAGGACTGAAGACTGGGTACTGTGTCTAAGTGAATGAGACAATATGTACTGTAAAGATATACAGTAGTATGAGGACTGAAGACTGGGTACTGTGTCTAAGTGAAtgagacagtatgtactgtaaatatatacagtagtatgagGACTGAAGACTGGGTACTGTGTCTAAGTGAATGAGACAATATGTACTGTAAAGATATACAGTAGTATGAGGACTGGGTACTGTGTCTAAGTGAAtg encodes:
- the LOC124030642 gene encoding collagen alpha-1(XIV) chain-like, which codes for VKNADENELRAIASEPDNTHVYNVADFSIMSSIIEGLTQIVCERVEEQDKEIKGESAGQETQGAPQDLVTSEVTARSFRVSWSHAPGSVEKYRVVFYPATQGGRPEEVYSLHLTLPPNRVFDVHLL